A single genomic interval of Variovorax sp. PMC12 harbors:
- a CDS encoding non-ribosomal peptide synthetase translates to MTTDSNVRRIAERFSRLAPEQRRAVYRKIRAEGMAMGQFPILRREAAPTARYPRCYPLSYAQSRQWFLWKLAPDDTAYHIAGALRLNGRLDEQALRASFSALVQRHESLRTVFRTSEDGQGEQCIRDGSTFGLRTVDLSGLPAGDAEAATREETRRACGTPFDLAAGPLLRVSLIRLAGEAHVLVVVMHHIVSDGWSMRLCVDEFWAYYRAFSQGQAPELPELPVQYADYASWQQQWLEAGEAEHQLGYWTAQLGREHPVLQLPTDHPRRADGRYRVARHRFVLPPGLGLALGRRAASEGATLFMALLAGFQVLLHRHSAQADIRVGVPIANRHRVETEGVVGFFVNTQVLRSVMTGRTPLAQVLATARVAVLGAQAHQDLPFEQLVEALQPERNVGQSPLFQVAHNHQRDGLQEPAAVPGLQMWAYEVEALAAQFELMLDTSEDAQGGVQVVFTYAAELFEPATMARMGAHYVAVLRALAEDPGLAVEDIDVLGEPERATLSQWGVNARQAAYEAPVHRLIEAQAARAPDAVALVFGDRSLGYGELNAKANALAHHLIGLGVTPDMPVGIAVERSVEMVVGLLAIMKAGGAYVPIDPEYPHERIAYMLQDSGVKLLLTQAHLMDALPAAAHVRLLTLDALDVPERHDNPSVPLHGEHLAYVIYTSGSTGRPKGASNRHRSLYNRLAWMQDAYSLDETDTVLQKTPFSFDVSVWEFFWPLMQGARLVVAQPGDHREPGRLVESIRRHGVTTIHFVPSMLQAFVAHEGIEACTSLKRIVCSGEALPAEAQARVFERLPGAGLYNLYGPTEAAIDVTHWTCQADGRNHVAIGRPIAGTKTYVLDAGLNLVPQGVGGELYLGGIGLARGYLDKSALTSERFIADPFGDTGERLYRTGDLVRWREDGQLEYLGRIDHQVKIRGFRIELGEIEAQLLVQPEVREAVVIADDGPGGARLVGYVSLKANQPLEPAALKTRLATVLPDYMIPSALVVLDALPLNANGKIDRKALPKPERGATGAYEAPQGEAEAQLAAIWAEVLGVERVGRTDNFFELGGDSILSLQIVARMRATGWTITPRQMFEQQTVERLAALAEPMANVPPHGAPPMTLPHGRLQDFLDAGTLDALNLDAAQIEDVYPLAPTQEGMLLHSMASAGSGLYVNQLSVEVRQIEPHRFARAWKAMVERHAILRTGFLWREGMARPLQLVFRQVASEVEQFDWRSAHGAGDAGSADTVQRLAAYEEQALAAPIDWMRPPLSRVALIRLEDDRYQLVWTRHHILSDGWTDSRLMGEWLRTYAGEALDARPPVYGDYVRWLQQQDTKAAETFWTQALAAQDGPTLLAEGGRRDPARDGFEKIYTRLDRARTAALQAFAQHERVTVNTLVQAAWGLLLQRQTGRDHVVFGATVAGRPTALQDAHDMMGLFINTIPVPLSRQAGRTVGEYLRDVQGTNLRLREYEHAALADIQRWTGSAGRPLFDSIIVFENAPIDRAMRDLGRYGPQFGETTVGGLTGYAMDLQVVLDDTLEIEYCYGRSDFDDAFVVGLRRQMEHLLMQLAANAHRPVGELSWLDEQAHAALLALGRDEAAWGAAPHVAVHRLIEEQAAKNGEAIALLCGDDELSYAALNARANRLAHHLIARGVGADTLVGVALERSLDSIVCLLAVLKAGGAYVPLDPAYPPDRLAFMVRDSGMALLLTHRAVLPKLPAELGLPLAVLEDLTLGASATHDPNQPVHANSLAYVIYTSGSTGMPKGVAVTHGPLSMHCLATARIYGMTPQSCELHFMSFSFDGAHERWLTPLCVGAGLALRDNELWTAEQTYQALHRYGVTNAAFPPAYLGQIADWASPRDDAPPVELYVFGGEAMPKAAYDKVCRTLKPRILINGYGPTETVVTPLIWKADASRTFDCAYAPIGRPVGERTAHVLDADMQPVPHGVTGELYIGGYGLARGYLRRQALTAERFVADPFDGAGGRLYRTGDLVRWLEDGNIEYIGRADHQVKIRGFRIELGEIEARVREVAGVGDAAVVPHESASGRQLVAYVVDAEGAAPEALAQRIRAQLAERLPDYMMPARVMVLQKLPRLISGKLDRAALPAPAFEAEGAFRAPRNEVERQLAAIWQQVLGVERVGICDNFFELGGDSILSLQVISRVRNAKLGLELRLRDLIRHQTIEALMSQQDQAPLNTAREQPRIQVEADGMLPLLPIQRWFFAQEFPSSHHFNQSVLLRSETWLDEARLRRAVDLLQRHHDALRMRYARRADGTWVQAYDAADDAAQARNGAHDVLWLRDVASPGDIEREAELAQRSLDLAAGPVWRVACMRHVDGSARLLIVVHHLNIDGVSWRVLLEDLQSLYEQLARSGEPVLPAKTAAYKAWALYMQQWALSKALAAELPYWQLQLADSKDIPRDEPQVPARFSDRAVAHVRLDRQTTQDLLRVAPAAYGTAIDDLLLAALSRTIASWTQRSKTLITLEGHGREGDVADLDLSRTVGWFTSAYPVRLAGGDPTGELGVAHSIRQVSAALRAVPNKGVGFGALRYLHADEDVRASLSAVEPRITFNYLGQFDQTFGGESAFTPTSGESAGAERDARGALPNWIEIIGQVFDGTLSISWIYSQEMFRASTIEGLAQGYGAQLEEVVRHCVAVGKAGSAAATAA, encoded by the coding sequence GTGACGACCGATTCGAACGTGCGGCGTATTGCCGAGCGCTTTTCCCGGCTTGCACCGGAGCAGCGGCGCGCGGTGTACCGGAAGATCCGCGCCGAAGGAATGGCCATGGGCCAGTTCCCGATCCTGCGCCGCGAGGCCGCGCCGACAGCGCGTTATCCACGCTGTTATCCGCTCTCCTACGCGCAGTCGCGCCAGTGGTTCCTCTGGAAGCTGGCACCCGACGACACCGCCTATCACATCGCCGGCGCGCTGCGGCTGAACGGCCGGCTCGACGAACAGGCGCTGCGCGCCAGCTTCTCGGCACTGGTGCAGCGGCACGAGTCGCTGCGCACGGTGTTTCGCACCAGCGAGGATGGGCAGGGCGAGCAATGCATAAGGGACGGAAGTACCTTCGGACTGCGCACGGTGGACCTGAGCGGCTTGCCGGCGGGCGACGCCGAAGCCGCGACGCGCGAGGAAACCCGCCGTGCCTGTGGCACCCCCTTCGACCTTGCCGCGGGGCCGCTGCTGCGCGTGTCGCTCATCCGCCTGGCAGGCGAAGCGCATGTGCTGGTGGTCGTGATGCACCACATCGTGTCGGACGGCTGGTCGATGCGGCTTTGCGTGGACGAGTTCTGGGCGTATTACCGCGCGTTCTCCCAGGGGCAGGCGCCCGAGCTGCCGGAACTGCCCGTGCAGTACGCCGACTACGCGTCATGGCAACAGCAATGGCTCGAAGCCGGCGAAGCCGAGCACCAGCTCGGCTACTGGACGGCGCAGCTCGGCCGCGAGCATCCCGTGCTGCAGTTGCCCACCGACCACCCGCGCCGCGCCGACGGGCGCTACCGCGTCGCAAGGCACCGCTTCGTGCTGCCGCCGGGCCTGGGGCTGGCGCTGGGCCGGCGTGCCGCGTCGGAAGGCGCGACATTGTTCATGGCGTTGTTGGCGGGCTTCCAGGTGCTGCTGCACCGGCACTCGGCGCAGGCCGACATTCGCGTGGGCGTGCCGATCGCCAACCGCCACAGGGTCGAGACCGAGGGGGTCGTGGGCTTCTTCGTCAACACGCAGGTGCTGCGCAGCGTGATGACTGGCCGCACGCCGCTGGCACAGGTGCTGGCCACCGCGCGCGTTGCCGTGCTGGGCGCGCAGGCGCATCAGGACTTGCCGTTCGAGCAACTGGTGGAGGCGTTGCAACCGGAGCGCAATGTCGGGCAGAGTCCGCTGTTCCAGGTGGCGCACAACCATCAGCGCGATGGCTTGCAGGAGCCAGCCGCTGTGCCCGGACTGCAGATGTGGGCCTACGAGGTCGAGGCGCTGGCCGCGCAGTTTGAGCTGATGCTCGACACCTCGGAAGACGCACAGGGCGGCGTGCAGGTGGTGTTCACCTACGCGGCCGAGTTGTTCGAGCCGGCCACGATGGCCCGCATGGGCGCGCACTACGTGGCGGTGCTGCGGGCGCTGGCGGAAGACCCTGGGCTGGCGGTGGAAGACATCGACGTGCTGGGCGAACCCGAGCGGGCCACGTTGTCGCAGTGGGGCGTGAATGCACGGCAGGCGGCATACGAAGCACCGGTGCACCGGCTGATCGAAGCGCAGGCGGCGCGCGCGCCCGACGCGGTGGCGCTGGTGTTCGGCGACCGGTCGCTGGGCTATGGCGAACTCAACGCCAAGGCGAACGCGCTGGCGCACCACTTGATCGGCCTGGGCGTGACACCCGACATGCCCGTGGGCATTGCGGTGGAACGCAGCGTGGAGATGGTGGTGGGGCTGCTGGCGATCATGAAGGCCGGCGGCGCCTACGTGCCAATCGACCCGGAGTACCCGCACGAGCGCATCGCCTACATGCTGCAGGACAGCGGCGTGAAGCTGCTGCTCACGCAGGCGCACCTGATGGACGCCTTGCCGGCCGCGGCGCACGTTCGGCTGCTCACGCTCGATGCGCTGGATGTTCCCGAACGCCACGACAACCCTTCGGTGCCCCTGCACGGCGAACACCTGGCCTATGTGATCTACACCTCCGGCTCCACCGGCCGGCCCAAGGGGGCGTCCAACCGCCACCGCTCGCTCTACAACCGTCTGGCCTGGATGCAGGACGCGTATTCGCTCGATGAGACGGATACGGTGTTGCAGAAGACGCCCTTCAGCTTCGACGTGTCGGTGTGGGAGTTCTTCTGGCCGCTGATGCAGGGCGCACGTCTGGTGGTCGCGCAGCCGGGCGATCACCGCGAGCCGGGCAGGCTGGTCGAATCAATCCGCCGCCACGGCGTCACCACCATCCACTTCGTGCCCTCGATGCTGCAGGCCTTCGTGGCCCATGAAGGCATCGAGGCCTGCACGAGCCTCAAGCGCATCGTGTGCAGCGGCGAGGCACTGCCCGCCGAGGCGCAGGCCAGGGTGTTCGAGCGCCTGCCGGGCGCGGGCCTGTACAACCTCTATGGCCCGACCGAAGCGGCCATCGACGTGACGCACTGGACCTGCCAGGCGGACGGGCGCAACCACGTGGCCATCGGCCGTCCGATCGCGGGCACGAAGACCTACGTGCTGGACGCCGGCCTGAACCTCGTGCCGCAGGGCGTGGGTGGGGAGCTGTACCTGGGCGGTATCGGGCTGGCGCGCGGCTATCTGGACAAGAGCGCTCTCACGTCGGAGCGCTTCATCGCCGATCCGTTCGGCGACACGGGCGAGCGGCTGTACCGCACGGGCGACCTGGTGCGCTGGCGCGAGGACGGCCAGCTGGAGTACCTGGGGCGTATCGACCACCAGGTGAAGATCCGGGGCTTCCGGATCGAGCTGGGCGAGATCGAGGCGCAGCTGCTGGTGCAGCCCGAGGTGCGCGAGGCGGTGGTCATCGCCGACGACGGTCCCGGGGGCGCACGGCTGGTGGGGTATGTGTCGTTGAAGGCGAATCAGCCTCTGGAGCCGGCGGCGCTGAAGACGCGTCTGGCCACGGTGCTGCCCGACTACATGATCCCCTCGGCACTGGTGGTGCTCGATGCACTGCCGCTGAACGCCAACGGCAAGATCGACCGCAAGGCGTTGCCGAAGCCGGAACGGGGTGCGACCGGCGCGTACGAAGCTCCCCAGGGTGAGGCCGAGGCGCAGCTTGCGGCCATCTGGGCCGAGGTGCTCGGCGTCGAACGCGTGGGCCGCACGGACAACTTCTTCGAGCTCGGCGGCGATTCCATCCTCAGCCTGCAGATCGTCGCGCGCATGCGCGCGACCGGCTGGACGATCACGCCGCGCCAGATGTTCGAGCAGCAGACCGTCGAGCGCCTCGCCGCGTTGGCCGAGCCCATGGCCAATGTGCCGCCGCACGGCGCGCCACCCATGACGCTGCCGCACGGCCGGCTCCAGGACTTCCTGGACGCAGGCACCCTCGACGCACTGAACCTGGATGCCGCGCAGATCGAGGACGTCTATCCGCTCGCCCCCACACAGGAGGGCATGCTCCTGCATTCGATGGCCTCGGCCGGCTCGGGCCTTTACGTCAACCAGCTGAGCGTGGAGGTGCGCCAGATAGAGCCGCACCGCTTCGCACGGGCCTGGAAGGCGATGGTCGAGCGTCATGCCATTCTGCGCACCGGATTCCTGTGGCGAGAAGGCATGGCGCGGCCGCTGCAGCTGGTGTTCCGGCAGGTGGCGTCGGAGGTGGAGCAGTTCGATTGGCGCAGCGCCCATGGGGCCGGCGACGCAGGTTCAGCTGACACGGTGCAACGGCTGGCCGCCTACGAGGAACAGGCGCTGGCCGCGCCCATCGACTGGATGCGCCCGCCGTTGTCGCGCGTGGCGCTGATCCGACTGGAAGACGACCGGTACCAGTTGGTCTGGACGCGCCATCACATCCTGTCCGACGGTTGGACCGACTCGCGCCTCATGGGCGAATGGCTGCGCACCTATGCCGGGGAGGCCCTGGATGCAAGGCCACCGGTGTACGGCGATTACGTGCGCTGGCTTCAGCAGCAGGACACGAAAGCCGCCGAGACATTCTGGACGCAGGCCTTGGCCGCACAGGACGGTCCCACGTTGCTGGCGGAAGGGGGCCGGCGCGATCCGGCGCGCGATGGCTTCGAGAAGATCTACACGCGGTTGGACCGCGCCCGCACTGCTGCATTGCAGGCTTTCGCGCAGCACGAGCGCGTGACGGTGAATACGCTGGTGCAGGCCGCTTGGGGGCTGTTGCTGCAGCGCCAGACCGGCCGCGACCACGTGGTGTTCGGCGCCACCGTCGCTGGGCGGCCGACCGCGCTCCAAGACGCTCACGACATGATGGGGCTGTTCATCAACACAATTCCGGTGCCCCTGTCGCGGCAGGCGGGGCGTACGGTGGGCGAGTATCTGCGCGATGTTCAAGGCACCAACTTGCGACTGCGCGAGTACGAACATGCCGCACTCGCGGACATCCAGCGCTGGACCGGCTCGGCCGGCCGGCCACTGTTCGACAGCATCATCGTGTTCGAGAATGCGCCCATCGACCGCGCGATGCGCGACCTGGGCCGCTACGGACCGCAGTTCGGAGAAACAACCGTGGGCGGGCTCACCGGCTACGCAATGGACTTGCAGGTGGTGCTCGACGACACGCTGGAGATCGAGTATTGCTACGGCCGCAGCGATTTCGACGACGCCTTCGTTGTCGGCCTGCGTCGGCAGATGGAACATCTGCTGATGCAGTTGGCCGCCAATGCACACCGGCCGGTTGGTGAGCTGTCATGGCTCGACGAGCAGGCGCATGCGGCCCTCCTGGCGCTCGGCCGCGACGAGGCCGCGTGGGGCGCCGCACCTCACGTCGCCGTGCACCGGCTCATCGAAGAGCAGGCAGCGAAGAACGGCGAGGCAATTGCCTTGCTGTGCGGCGACGACGAGCTGAGTTATGCCGCGCTCAACGCACGAGCCAACCGCCTGGCGCATCATCTGATCGCCCGCGGCGTAGGGGCCGACACGCTGGTGGGTGTGGCGCTCGAGCGGTCGCTCGACAGCATTGTCTGCCTGCTGGCGGTGCTCAAGGCGGGCGGCGCCTACGTGCCGCTCGACCCGGCCTATCCGCCCGATCGGTTGGCCTTCATGGTGCGCGACAGCGGCATGGCGCTGCTTCTCACACACCGTGCGGTTTTGCCGAAACTCCCGGCCGAGCTCGGGCTTCCGCTCGCCGTGCTGGAAGACCTCACGCTGGGCGCCTCGGCCACGCATGACCCGAACCAGCCGGTGCATGCCAACAGCCTGGCGTACGTGATCTATACCTCGGGCTCTACCGGCATGCCCAAGGGCGTGGCCGTGACTCACGGGCCACTGTCGATGCATTGCCTGGCCACCGCCCGCATTTATGGAATGACGCCGCAATCGTGCGAACTCCACTTCATGTCGTTCTCTTTCGATGGCGCGCATGAGCGCTGGCTAACGCCGCTGTGCGTCGGCGCCGGCCTGGCACTGCGCGACAACGAGCTGTGGACCGCGGAACAGACTTACCAGGCGCTGCATCGCTACGGCGTGACCAACGCGGCCTTTCCGCCGGCCTATCTTGGGCAGATCGCCGACTGGGCGAGCCCGCGCGATGACGCACCGCCGGTGGAGCTGTACGTGTTCGGTGGCGAGGCAATGCCCAAGGCGGCGTACGACAAGGTGTGCCGCACGCTCAAGCCACGCATTCTGATCAACGGATACGGCCCGACCGAGACCGTGGTGACACCGCTGATCTGGAAAGCCGACGCCTCCCGGACCTTCGACTGCGCTTATGCGCCGATCGGGCGGCCCGTGGGCGAACGGACCGCCCACGTGCTGGACGCCGACATGCAACCGGTGCCGCACGGCGTGACTGGCGAGCTGTACATCGGCGGCTACGGCCTGGCACGCGGCTACCTGCGGCGCCAGGCCCTCACGGCGGAGCGCTTCGTCGCCGACCCGTTCGACGGCGCGGGCGGTCGCCTGTACCGCACCGGCGACCTGGTGCGCTGGCTGGAAGACGGCAACATCGAGTACATCGGGCGGGCGGACCACCAAGTGAAGATACGGGGCTTTCGCATCGAGCTGGGCGAGATCGAGGCACGCGTGCGCGAGGTTGCAGGCGTGGGCGACGCCGCCGTGGTGCCGCACGAGAGCGCGTCGGGTCGACAACTGGTCGCGTATGTCGTCGACGCGGAAGGCGCGGCGCCCGAGGCGCTCGCGCAGCGCATCCGTGCGCAACTGGCCGAGCGCCTGCCCGACTACATGATGCCGGCGCGCGTGATGGTGCTGCAGAAACTCCCGAGACTCATCAGCGGCAAGCTCGACCGCGCCGCGCTCCCGGCGCCCGCCTTCGAGGCCGAGGGTGCCTTTCGGGCGCCGCGCAACGAAGTCGAGCGGCAATTGGCCGCCATCTGGCAGCAAGTGCTGGGCGTCGAGCGCGTGGGAATCTGCGACAACTTCTTCGAACTCGGGGGCGACTCCATTCTCAGCCTGCAGGTGATTTCGCGTGTGCGCAACGCGAAGCTGGGGCTGGAACTGCGGTTGCGTGACCTGATTCGCCACCAGACCATCGAGGCGTTGATGTCACAACAAGACCAGGCGCCACTGAACACGGCGCGAGAGCAGCCGCGAATTCAGGTGGAAGCGGATGGCATGCTGCCGCTGCTGCCCATCCAGCGGTGGTTCTTCGCGCAGGAGTTTCCTTCAAGCCACCACTTCAACCAATCGGTGCTGCTGCGCAGCGAGACCTGGCTGGACGAGGCGCGCCTGCGCCGCGCCGTGGACCTTCTGCAACGGCATCACGACGCGCTGCGCATGCGCTATGCCCGCCGTGCGGACGGCACATGGGTGCAGGCCTACGACGCGGCGGACGACGCCGCGCAAGCGAGGAACGGCGCGCACGACGTCCTTTGGCTGCGCGACGTCGCCAGCCCCGGGGACATCGAGCGCGAAGCGGAACTGGCACAGCGCAGCCTCGACCTTGCCGCCGGGCCGGTCTGGCGCGTGGCCTGCATGCGCCACGTCGACGGAAGCGCGCGGCTGCTGATCGTCGTGCATCACCTGAACATCGACGGCGTATCGTGGCGCGTTCTGCTGGAAGACCTGCAGTCGCTCTATGAACAACTGGCGCGGTCCGGCGAGCCCGTACTTCCCGCGAAGACGGCGGCGTACAAGGCCTGGGCCCTGTACATGCAGCAGTGGGCGCTATCGAAGGCGCTGGCGGCTGAACTGCCTTACTGGCAGCTGCAGCTGGCGGACAGCAAGGACATCCCACGCGATGAACCGCAAGTGCCGGCGCGCTTCAGCGACCGGGCGGTGGCGCACGTGCGGCTAGACCGGCAGACCACGCAAGACCTGCTGCGCGTCGCGCCCGCGGCCTACGGCACAGCCATCGACGACCTGCTGCTGGCCGCGCTGTCGCGAACGATCGCGAGCTGGACACAGCGCTCCAAGACACTCATCACGCTGGAAGGCCACGGGCGCGAGGGCGACGTCGCCGATCTCGACCTGAGCCGTACCGTGGGCTGGTTCACCAGCGCCTACCCCGTGCGACTGGCGGGTGGTGACCCGACAGGCGAACTGGGCGTGGCGCATTCGATCCGCCAGGTCAGTGCCGCGTTGCGCGCGGTGCCCAACAAGGGCGTGGGCTTCGGCGCGCTGCGCTACCTGCATGCCGACGAGGACGTGCGCGCCTCGCTGTCGGCGGTCGAGCCGCGCATCACCTTCAACTACCTGGGGCAGTTCGATCAGACCTTCGGCGGCGAATCGGCGTTCACGCCGACCAGTGGCGAATCCGCGGGGGCGGAGCGGGACGCGCGAGGCGCCTTGCCGAACTGGATCGAGATCATCGGCCAAGTGTTCGACGGCACGCTGTCCATCAGTTGGATCTACAGCCAGGAGATGTTCCGTGCATCGACCATCGAGGGCCTGGCGCAGGGCTATGGTGCGCAACTCGAGGAAGTGGTGCGGCACTGTGTTGCTGTCGGCAAGGCCGGCAGTGCTGCTGCAACGGCAGCTTGA